One genomic region from Henningerozyma blattae CBS 6284 chromosome 2, complete genome encodes:
- the STE6 gene encoding ATP-binding cassette a-factor transporter STE6 (similar to Saccharomyces cerevisiae STE6 (YKL209C); ancestral locus Anc_1.527), whose protein sequence is MIPLLKQKISALKKKARINIYMHINFHDDYKLLFLISLSTLANGLVPTISSILTGRIFAILKDFVNPELSKSQIHNKLTLNTMSIMILGVGCFPIMWTCISTWMSIGERQGIKVRTKILNNYLTQSMTWYDLNEQLQGDFTQLHRCVEELRSSSAEASAVTFQNCIAIIALIATSFYYSWSLTLIILCSTPIICIFSICFSIMIQKFANLENNETTVSAQIFTETIQNIQLIKLNNLQLKKLMKFQTSISKCNKFFIQMCLYVSLNTSILRTLTLLMFVQGFWFGSTMIRKGHLKIDEVITCFSSCLLLGSIISNTLHQIVVLQKGEVALQKIVDFLDEADDPLEINSAPITLINSNISFQNISFAYPSRPNENILNQINLYFQNSATTFIVGKSGSGKSTLSNLLLKFYETYKGDILIDNINIKNLNQKNLLDNIMIVEQKCTLFNDTIRNNILFGVSNFTNQYASNRPNLNERLKNACTFALLDHFLIDLPNGIDTVIGTGGITLSGGQQQRVALARAYMRDPPILILDEAVSALDVNIRELLMKAIKLWRSNKTTIILTHDLTQIDNDDFLYVIKHGRIIEHGKRKELITDPNTEFHKLVAIQNNNNLNEDFDLETDTFNGSPRDEKNYIEVDYEADTPKAEKYSSIFYEENDYIINFSSPRKKSQRFTISESIKESSEYPISNSSILTVEASMEQIKNEPFELLPIFKIIKFMLKTTNHRVYLGIGLIFAIFAGATNPIFSWAFSYLLAGIAPTLKDIGSVHYLIKWSCIVIGITIIDGISNFFKGFLLGICSEYWIMDLRDKFMKEILRKKIQWFSDEKYQTAEMSALILNDLRDLRSLVSEFMSAMATFIVVSLFGLIWALVTGWKLALVCIAMFPLIIIFSAIYGAVLQKSETDYKSSVANLENIEFDIVSNIKTIKSLQLEGHFYHNYKVAETKLKNVATKRSIYTGLGISITNTITMCIQAILYYYGFKLIMDGEYTVKQMFTTFTLLLFTVMTCNSLVNQIPDMSRGQRAASWVYSILQQSDDTKEVNDPNSIIVDNNTISNDFPILDIKNLTFAYESTPSIKVLDGLTLKLFPGDKLAIAGESGCGKTTLLSLLVKFYDVDPNQIYFNGKDILNYEFESLRDAIVIVEQKPSVLSGSIRDNLLGNNKRLISDYELYDVLKLTGIFDFIETLPSGIDTIIDTTLLSGGQAQRICIARALLRKPKILILDECTSALDAMSADIINNLVSKELNGVTIISITHSESMMTSCQNVAVLKNGKIVEVGTYDSLATSSSHLGKLLSKIREE, encoded by the coding sequence ATGATACCTCTATTAAAGCAAAAAATATCcgctttgaaaaaaaaagcaagaATAAACATTTACATGCATATCAATTTCCATGatgattataaattattatttttaatatcactTTCTACTCTAGCTAATGGGCTAGTTCCTacaatttcatcaatattaaCGGGTAGAATCTTTGCCATTCTAAAGGATTTTGTTAATCCTGAATTATCTAAATCTCAAATCcataataaattaacttTAAATACTATGTCGATAATGATATTAGGCGTAGGCTGTTTCCCCATCATGTGGACTTGTATATCAACATGGATGTCTATTGGAGAAAGACAAGGTATAAAAGTACGAACCAAAATCTTAAATAACTATTTAACTCAATCAATGACTTGGTATGATTTAAATGAGCAATTACAAGGTGATTTTACTCAACTCCATAGATGTGTAGAAGAATTGAGATCTAGTTCTGCAGAAGCTTCTGCAGTTACTTTCCAAAATTGTATTGCTATCATTGCTCTAATAGCAACATCATTCTATTATTCATGGTCTTTAACTCTTATTATCTTATGCAGTACTCCAATTATATGCATTTTCTCTATTTGCTTTTCCATTatgattcaaaaatttgcaaatttagaaaataatgaaacaaCAGTTTCTGCTCAAATATTTACAGAAACTATTCAAAAcattcaattaattaaattaaataatcttcaactgaaaaaattaatgaaatttcaaacttCGATATCCAaatgtaataaatttttcattcaaatgTGTCTTTATGTTTCATTAAATACTTCAATATTAAGAACATTGACTCTATTGATGTTTGTCCAAGGGTTTTGGTTTGGATCCACGATGATTAGAAAGGGCCATTTAAAAATCGATGAAGTAATCACCTGTTTCTCATCatgtttattattaggtTCAATTATTAGTAACACTTTACATCAAATAGTAGTTTTACAGAAAGGTGAAGTTGCTTTACAGAAAATAGTTGATTTTTTAGATGAAGCAGATGATCCCTTGGAAATTAATTCTGCTCCTATTACTTTGATTAATTCGAATATTTCtttccaaaatatttcatttgcTTATCCAAGTAGaccaaatgaaaatatcttgaatcaaattaatttatattttcaaaacagTGCCACTACTTTCATTGTGGGGAAATCCGGCTCTGGTAAATCAACGTTATCAAATCTTTTGTTAAAGTTTTATGAAACTTATAAAGGTGATATTCtgattgataatattaatatcaagaatttaaatcaaaaaaatttattggataatattatgattGTAGAACAAAAATGCACTCTTTTCAACGATAcaataagaaataatattttatttggtGTATCCAATTTTACTAATCAATATGCATCTAACAGGCCAAACCTTAATGAGAGATTGAAAAATGCTTGCACTTTTGCATTATTAGACCATTTTCTAATAGATTTACCAAATGGGATAGACACTGTAATCGGTACTGGTGGAATAACTTTGAGTGGTGGACAGCAACAACGAGTAGCCCTTGCAAGAGCATATATGAGAGATCCACCAATACTTATACTAGATGAAGCTGTTTCAGCTCTAGATGTCAATATACGCGAGCTATTAATGAAAGCAATTAAATTGTGGAGATCAAATAAAACTACAATCATATTAACTCATGATTTGACTCAAATTGATAATGACGATTTTCTATATGTTATAAAACATGGCAGAATTATTGAACACGGCAAGAGAAAGGAACTTATTACAGATCCTAATACTGAATTTCACAAATTAGTTGccattcaaaataataataacctTAATGAAGATTTTGATTTGGAAACTGATACGTTTAATGGTTCACCAAGAGAtgaaaagaattatattgAAGTCGATTACGAAGCAGATACCCCTAAAGCTGAAAAGTATAGTAGTATATTCTACGAAGAAAATGactatattattaactttTCTTCTCCAAGGAAAAAATCACAAAGATTTACTATAAGTGaatcaattaaagaaaGTTCCGAGTACCCAATAAGTAATAGTTCAATATTAACAGTGGAAGCTTCTATggaacaaataaaaaatgaacCATTTGAATTACTCCCAATTTTtaagattattaaatttatgttAAAAACAACAAATCATAGAGTATATTTAGGCATTGGATTGATTTTTGCAATATTTGCCGGCGCTACAAACCCCATTTTCTCTTGGGCTTTTAGTTATCTTTTAGCTGGTATTGCTCCGACATTAAAAGACATAGGTTCAGTCCATTACTTAATCAAATGGTCATGTATTGTTATTGGAATCACAATAATTGATGGTAtctcaaatttttttaaaggatTTTTATTGGGAATTTGCAGCGAATATTGGATAATGGATTTAAGAGATAAATTTATGAAAGAAATTctaaggaaaaaaatacaatggTTCTCagatgaaaaatatcaaactGCAGAGATGTCtgcattaatattaaatgatcTCCGTGATTTAAGATCTCTTGTTTCAGAGTTTATGAGTGCTATGGCAACATTTATAGTAGTCTCTTTATTTGGTTTAATTTGGGCACTAGTTACTGGTTGGAAGTTAGCTTTGGTTTGCATAGCAATGTTCCCattgataattatattttcagCTATTTATGGTGCTGTTTTGCAAAAATCTGAGACTGATTATAAATCATCTGTAGCAAACCTGGAAAATATAGAATTTGATATTGTTTCTAATatcaaaacaataaaatctTTACAATTGGAAGGCcatttttatcataattACAAGGTTGCCGAAacaaaactaaaaaatGTAGCAACTAAAAGATCCATTTACACCGGTCTTGGGATTTCTATTACAAACACAATTACCATGTGTATTCAGGCCATATTATATTACTATGGGTTCAAGTTAATAATGGATGGCGAGTATACCGTTAAACAAATGTTTACAACTTTTACGTTACTTCTATTTACTGTGATGACTTGTAATAGCTTAGTAAATCAAATTCCAGACATGAGCAGGGGACAAAGAGCTGCTAGTTGGGTTTATTCTATTCTTCAACAGTCTGATGATACAAAAGAAGTCAATGATCCCAattctattattgttgATAACAATACTATTTCGAATGATTTCCCTATTctagatattaaaaatttaacgTTTGCCTATGAATCTACACCATCAATCAAAGTGTTAGATGGCTtaactttaaaattatttccgGGTGACAAGCTAGCAATTGCTGGTGAATCTGGCTGTGGTAAAACAACCTTATTATCACTGTTAGTAAAGTTTTATGATGTTGAtccaaatcaaatatatttcaatggtaaagatattttgaacTATGAATTTGAATCCCTGAGAGATGCAATTGTAATTGTTGAACAAAAGCCAAGCGTCTTGAGTGGAAGTATACGTGATAATTTGTTAGGTAACAATAAGAGATTAATATCAGATTATGAATTATATGATGTTCTGAAACTGACTGGCATATTCGACTTTATTGAAACTCTCCCAAGTGGTATAGACACTATAATTGATACGACTCTCTTATCTGGCGGCCAAGCACAACGAATATGCATTGCTAGAGCATTATTAAGAAAGCCCAAGATTCTAATATTAGATGAATGCACATCTGCATTAGATGCAATGAGTGCAGACatcattaataatcttGTTTCTAAAGAGCTAAATGGTGTTACAATTATCAGTATCACTCATAGTGAATCTATGATGACATCTTGCCAAAATGTCGcagttttgaaaaatggtaAAATTGTTGAGGTTGGCACCTATGACTCATTAGCTACTTCATCATCTCATCTAGGAAAACTATTATCAAAGATTAGGGAAGAATAA